From a single Brassica napus cultivar Da-Ae chromosome C9, Da-Ae, whole genome shotgun sequence genomic region:
- the LOC106416413 gene encoding carboxyl-terminal-processing peptidase 1, chloroplastic, with protein MRLLLPFSSPLSTTSPPSLPEHPPPSKIDCSGLTKIFKKSVIGTLTGALTLTLVLSSPIPSVAASIDPYLSMTPPSLSPDSSPEDCPNEEEADTEVLEDDVRPQLVTNEGIVEEAWEIVNDAFLDARSNRWSSETWQKRKEEILSSPIKSRSKAHEVIKKMLGSLGDQYTRFLSPDEFSRMSKYDITGIGINLREVSDGGGNAKLKVLGIVLDGPADIAGVKQGDEILAVNGVDVSGKSSFEVSSLLQGPSKTFVVLKVKHGKCGPLRTIKVQRQVNAQTPVSYRLEKVDNGKISVGYIRLKEFNALATKDLVIAMKRLQDKGASYFVMDLRDNLGGLVQAGIETAKLFLDEGDTVIYTAGRDTETQKTVVADKKPLITAPLIVMVNNRTASASEIVASALHDNCKAILVGERTYGKGLIQSVFELRDGSGVVVTIGKYVTPNHIDINGGGIEPDFRNLPAWDEVKERLSKCNTLQQS; from the exons ATGAGGCTCTTGCTCCCATTCTCCTCGCCGTTATCCACCACGTCACCGCCGTCATTACCTGAACATCCACCTCCGTCTAAAATCGACTGCTCCGGTCtgactaaaattttcaaaaaatcgGTAATCGGAACCCTAACCGGAGCTCTCACGCTCACTCTCGTGCTCTCGTCGCCGATTCCCTCCGTCGCTGCTTCCATCGATCCTTACCTATCCATGACTCCGCCTTCGTTATCGCCTGATTCTTCTCCGGAAGATTGCCCTAACGAGGAAGAAGCTGATACTGAGGTGCTAGAAGATGACGTCAGGCCTCAGTTAGTAACTAACGAAGGGATTGTTGAAGAGGCGTGGGAGATTGTTAACGACGCCTTTCTGGATGCTCGAAGCAATAGATGGAGTTCTGAAACGTGGCAG AAACGGAAGGAAGAGATATTGAGTAGTCCAATTAAGAGTAGATCAAAGGCTCATGAAGTGATTAAGAAAATGTTGGGAAGTTTGGGTGATCAGTACACTCGCTTTCTCTCACCAGATGAG TTCTCCAGGATGTCCAAGTATGACATCACGGGCATTGGAATAAACCTTAGAGAAGTTTCTGATGGTGGTGGAAATGCAAAGCTGAAGGTCCTTGGTATTGTGTTGGACGGTCCTGCTGACATTGCTGGAGTGAAACAG GGAGATGAGATTCTTGCTGTCAATGGAGTTGATGTTAGTGGGAAATCATCATTTGAAGTGTCATCTTTGTTACAAGGCCCTAGTAAAACTTTTGTGGTTCTCAAG GTGAAGCATGGGAAGTGTGGACCTCTTAGGACAATTAAAGTCCAGAGACAAGTTAATGCGCAGACTCCTGTCTCTTATCGGCTGGAGAAAGTTGACAACGGGAAAATCTCTGTTGGGTATATCCGTCTAAAAGAGTTCAATGCTCTGGCTACGAAAGATTTGGTGATTG CAATGAAACGACTCCAGGACAAGGGTGCGTCTTATTTCGTAATGGATCTTAGAGATAACCTTGGTGGACTTGTGCAGGCTGGAATAGAAACTGCTAAGCTGTTCCTAGACGAAGGAGATACG GTGATATATACAGCCGGGAGAGATACAGAGACTCAAAAGACTGTTGTTGCAGATAAAAAACCATTGATCACCGCCCCTCTTATT GTAATGGTAAATAACAGGACGGCAAGTGCTAGTGAAATC GTGGCCTCTGCACTTCATGATAACTGTAAAGCAATTCTTGTGGGCGAAAGAACGTATGGAAAG GGTTTGATTCAGTCGGTGTTCGAGCTCAGGGATGGATCAGGAGTTGTTGTGACAATAGGAAAGTATGTCACTCCAAACCACATAGACATCAATGGTGGTGGAATTGAACCTGATTTCAGAAACTTACCAG CTTGGGATGAAGTAAAAGAACGTTTGTCTAAGTGCAACACTCTCCAACAAAGCTGA
- the LOC111204780 gene encoding 60S ribosomal protein L32-1-like — MAVPLLTKKVVKKRSAKFIRPQSDRRITVKESWRRPKGIDSRVRRKFKGVTLMPNVGYGSDKKTRHYLPNGFKKFVVHNSADLELLMMHNRTYCAEIAHNVSTKKRKAIVERASQLDIVVTNRLARLRSQEDE, encoded by the exons ATGGCGGTACCTTTGCTAACGAAGAAGGTCGTGAAGAAGAGGTCTGCCAAGTTCATCAGACCCCAGAGCGACCGTAGAATCACCGTCAAG GAAAGCTGGAGGAGGCCAAAGGGTATTGATTCCAGAGTGAGGAGGAAGTTCAAAGGTGTCACTTTGATGCCCAATGTTGGTTACGGATCTGACAAGAAGACCCGTCACTATCTCCCCAACGGTTTCAAGAAATTTGTTGTTCACAACTCTGCTGATCTTGAGTTACTCATGATGCACAACAGGACTTACTGCGCAGAAATTGCCCACAACGTTTCCACCAAGAAGAGGAAGGCTATTGTGGAGAGAGCTTCTCAGCTAGACATTGTCGTTACCAACAGGCTTGCTAGGTTGCGTAGTCAGGAAGACGAGTAA